A genomic region of Porticoccaceae bacterium LTM1 contains the following coding sequences:
- a CDS encoding rhodanese-like domain-containing protein: MDFFVFVSEQWVLVSAGLVLVYLLAITEGNKGGKLLSTSEVVQLLNRDDAVLVDVRERKEYEAGHVTGALHIPHNKLADRKAELEKYRNKTLIVVDKLGQHAGNVGKQLRKEGFDVRRIRGGMVEWQNQNLPLVAGKA; this comes from the coding sequence GTGGATTTTTTTGTATTTGTCAGTGAACAGTGGGTACTGGTGAGTGCCGGATTGGTATTGGTTTACCTGTTGGCTATCACCGAGGGCAACAAGGGCGGCAAGCTGCTCTCCACAAGTGAAGTGGTACAACTGCTCAACCGTGACGACGCCGTGTTGGTGGATGTTCGCGAACGCAAAGAGTACGAGGCCGGACATGTTACCGGGGCTCTCCACATTCCTCACAACAAGCTGGCGGATCGTAAAGCTGAGTTGGAAAAATACCGCAACAAAACCCTGATTGTTGTCGATAAATTGGGGCAACACGCCGGTAACGTGGGCAAACAGTTGCGCAAAGAGGGCTTTGATGTGCGCCGGATTCGCGGTGGCATGGTTGAGTGGCAAAACCAGAACCTGCCGCTGGTAGCCGGTAAAGCCTGA
- the hisF gene encoding imidazole glycerol phosphate synthase subunit HisF, whose product MSLAKRIIPCLDVDNGRVVKGVQFVDIRDAGDPVEVAKRYNEAGADEITFLDISATHEGRATTLQTVERMASEVFIPLTVGGGVRTLDDIRALLNAGADKVAINSAAVKDPEFVRRAADRFGAQCIVVAIDAKQVSAEGEPMRWEIFTHGGRQPTGINAVEWAKQMVSYGAGEILLTSMDRDGTKNGFDLKLTKAVSDAVAVPVIASGGVGNLQHLVDGIQEGGADAVLAASIFHFGEYSIQEAKTHLANHGVEVRQALLSQ is encoded by the coding sequence ATGTCCCTCGCCAAACGTATTATTCCCTGCCTCGATGTTGATAACGGCCGTGTTGTCAAAGGGGTTCAATTTGTCGATATTCGTGACGCCGGTGACCCGGTAGAAGTGGCCAAGCGCTACAACGAAGCCGGTGCTGACGAAATTACTTTTCTCGATATCAGTGCTACTCACGAAGGGCGGGCAACCACTCTGCAAACCGTTGAGCGTATGGCCAGTGAGGTATTTATTCCATTGACTGTAGGCGGTGGAGTAAGAACGCTCGATGATATTCGTGCACTGCTTAATGCTGGCGCTGATAAAGTTGCCATCAATTCAGCGGCAGTGAAAGATCCGGAATTTGTTCGTCGGGCCGCTGATCGTTTTGGTGCCCAGTGCATTGTGGTAGCCATTGATGCCAAGCAGGTTTCCGCGGAAGGTGAGCCAATGCGTTGGGAGATCTTCACACATGGTGGCCGCCAGCCTACCGGGATCAATGCGGTTGAATGGGCGAAGCAAATGGTAAGTTATGGCGCAGGTGAGATCTTGTTGACCAGTATGGATCGCGATGGCACCAAAAATGGTTTTGATTTGAAACTTACCAAGGCGGTTTCTGATGCGGTGGCAGTTCCGGTTATTGCTTCAGGTGGAGTGGGTAACCTGCAGCACCTGGTTGATGGTATTCAGGAAGGCGGTGCCGATGCAGTGCTTGCCGCAAGCATCTTTCACTTCGGTGAGTACAGCATTCAAGAAGCCAAAACACACTTGGCGAACCACGGTGTCGAGGTTCGCCAAGCGCTTTTGTCGCAGTAA
- the thiL gene encoding thiamine-phosphate kinase gives MIGEFDLIKSYFSDLQELSPGLVLGIGDDAAVVNVPADQQLVVATDTLVSGVHFPEDLDPGYIAARTLLTNLSDLAAMGAEPRWFTLALTLPESNPDWLQRFSEGLAKAARQYRCSLIGGDTTRGPLTVTIAIHGVVPKGAALTRSGAQVGDLVFVSGQPGKGAAGLAAVLGQLEGLAAEQYQQLVDYFVGPVPRLALGVQLRNLASATIDVSDGLLADLGHICRLSGVGAELSLEALPLLSTVSGIAVQQLQQWVLSGGDDYELCFTVPESAVGELAQIAKDTDTPVHRIGRIIEGNGVYCLDSHNKKVSTHSNGYSHF, from the coding sequence ATGATCGGCGAATTTGACCTGATCAAAAGCTATTTTTCCGATCTTCAGGAGCTGTCACCGGGCCTGGTGTTGGGAATCGGTGATGATGCCGCTGTAGTGAATGTCCCTGCAGACCAGCAACTGGTGGTCGCCACCGATACCCTGGTGAGCGGCGTACATTTCCCCGAAGATCTCGACCCCGGCTATATCGCCGCACGTACGTTGCTGACAAACCTCAGCGATCTTGCGGCGATGGGAGCCGAACCGCGCTGGTTCACGCTGGCGTTAACCCTGCCTGAATCCAATCCCGACTGGTTGCAACGGTTCAGTGAGGGGTTGGCAAAGGCTGCAAGACAATATCGATGCTCGCTGATTGGTGGTGATACCACCCGCGGTCCACTTACCGTAACAATTGCCATCCATGGTGTGGTGCCAAAAGGTGCTGCGCTGACCCGTTCCGGTGCCCAAGTCGGTGACCTGGTTTTTGTCAGCGGCCAACCCGGTAAGGGGGCGGCGGGGCTGGCAGCGGTACTTGGGCAGCTGGAAGGGCTTGCTGCCGAGCAGTATCAGCAGCTGGTCGACTATTTTGTTGGCCCAGTGCCGCGACTGGCCCTCGGGGTACAATTGCGAAATCTTGCCAGTGCAACCATTGATGTTTCCGACGGCCTGCTGGCGGATCTTGGACACATCTGTCGGCTCAGCGGTGTGGGCGCCGAGCTCTCGCTGGAGGCATTGCCGCTTTTGAGCACAGTCAGCGGTATCGCAGTCCAACAACTGCAACAATGGGTGCTGAGTGGTGGGGATGATTATGAACTCTGTTTCACCGTACCCGAGTCGGCTGTTGGGGAGTTGGCGCAAATAGCCAAAGATACAGATACACCTGTTCACCGGATAGGTCGAATTATCGAAGGCAATGGCGTGTATTGCCTGGACAGTCATAACAAGAAAGTGAGTACTCACTCTAATGGATACAGCCACTTCTAA
- the secB gene encoding protein-export chaperone SecB, whose amino-acid sequence MQRMYLKDLSFETPQGVEAFKKQWKPSVNQDMTTSTNKVEDDLYEVTLKLTITVKDEELPLYLVEVQQAGLFTVKGLEGAQLAQVLNTACPNMLFPYAREVIDNVVTKGSFPALMLPPINFDALFMQAMAQAKAQAEQQQAEAAGEATH is encoded by the coding sequence ATGCAGCGCATGTACCTGAAAGATCTCTCTTTCGAAACACCACAGGGTGTAGAAGCTTTCAAAAAGCAGTGGAAGCCATCTGTAAACCAGGACATGACTACTTCTACCAATAAAGTAGAAGACGATCTGTATGAAGTGACCCTGAAGCTGACCATCACTGTTAAGGATGAAGAGCTGCCACTGTACCTGGTAGAAGTACAACAGGCTGGCCTGTTTACCGTAAAAGGCCTGGAAGGTGCTCAACTGGCTCAAGTACTGAACACTGCGTGCCCGAACATGCTGTTCCCGTATGCACGTGAAGTTATCGACAACGTAGTGACCAAGGGTTCTTTCCCGGCACTGATGCTGCCACCGATCAACTTCGATGCCCTGTTCATGCAAGCTATGGCTCAAGCCAAAGCCCAAGCGGAACAGCAGCAAGCCGAAGCGGCTGGTGAAGCTACTCACTAA
- the paaY gene encoding phenylacetic acid degradation protein PaaY: protein MPIYSIDGITPVVDPTAYVHPSAEIIGDVIIGPRCYIGPCACLRGDFGRLVIKEGANIQDTCVVHGFPGKDTVVEVDGHIGHGAVLHGCHIGRNALVGMNAVVMDGAEIGEESIVAASSFVKAAFKCEPRSLVVGSPAKVVKQVTDDQLKWKSQGTAEYHQLAVRCKNTLKEVEPLTEVEPNRRRIEAGDVKPLFENK from the coding sequence ATGCCTATTTATTCGATTGATGGAATTACCCCTGTGGTGGATCCAACTGCTTATGTTCATCCCTCGGCCGAAATTATCGGTGATGTAATTATCGGACCGCGATGCTACATCGGGCCCTGCGCCTGTCTGCGTGGAGACTTTGGGCGGCTGGTTATCAAAGAAGGGGCCAATATTCAGGACACCTGTGTTGTACACGGATTCCCGGGCAAAGATACAGTGGTGGAAGTAGATGGTCATATCGGCCACGGTGCAGTACTGCACGGTTGCCATATTGGTCGCAATGCTTTGGTTGGAATGAATGCCGTGGTGATGGATGGCGCCGAGATCGGCGAAGAGTCCATTGTCGCTGCCAGTTCTTTTGTAAAAGCCGCGTTTAAATGTGAACCACGCAGCCTGGTGGTGGGCAGTCCTGCTAAAGTTGTGAAGCAGGTAACCGATGATCAATTGAAGTGGAAGAGTCAGGGGACAGCGGAATATCATCAATTGGCAGTGCGCTGTAAAAATACGCTAAAAGAGGTGGAGCCGCTTACCGAGGTGGAGCCGAATCGGCGACGGATTGAGGCTGGGGATGTGAAGCCGTTGTTTGAGAATAAGTAA
- a CDS encoding phosphatidylglycerophosphatase A, producing the protein MDTATSKIPTPGFLSLLKNPVHLLAFGFGSGLSPKAPGTVGTVMAVLLYLPMAHLPLPIYLSMILVTALLGCYLCGKAAKDLGVHDHPGIVWDEYVGFWLTMTAIPATWPWIAAGFVLFRIFDIAKPWPIGWCDKRVSGGVGIMVDDLLAGVYSWLILFSVYQFTG; encoded by the coding sequence ATGGATACAGCCACTTCTAAAATACCAACACCCGGCTTTTTGAGCCTGCTAAAGAACCCTGTTCATCTGTTGGCCTTCGGGTTTGGCTCCGGTCTTTCGCCCAAAGCGCCCGGTACAGTTGGTACAGTGATGGCAGTGCTGTTATACCTGCCTATGGCGCATCTGCCCTTGCCAATTTACCTGTCAATGATTCTGGTGACAGCACTGTTGGGATGCTACCTGTGCGGTAAGGCCGCCAAGGATTTGGGGGTGCATGACCACCCCGGAATTGTTTGGGATGAATATGTTGGTTTTTGGCTCACAATGACAGCAATTCCAGCAACTTGGCCGTGGATCGCCGCAGGTTTCGTGCTTTTTCGTATTTTTGATATCGCCAAACCCTGGCCGATAGGCTGGTGTGACAAGCGGGTGTCCGGTGGTGTTGGCATAATGGTTGATGATCTGCTCGCCGGTGTTTACAGCTGGCTTATACTGTTTTCTGTGTATCAATTTACCGGATAA
- the gpmI gene encoding 2,3-bisphosphoglycerate-independent phosphoglycerate mutase, protein MTTQKKPLVLLILDGWGHSDATEHNAIYHANTPVWDKLWAEAPHTLIQTSGMAVGLPEGQMGNSEVGHMTLGAGRVVYQNFTRINKAIADGDFFTNPAYVKAVDASVAAGKAVHVLGLLSPGGVHSHEDHILAACELAAKRGAQQVYVHAFLDGRDCPPRSAQPSLEKADAKLAELGVGRIATICGRYFAMDRDSRWDRVQSAYDLMTLGKAEFSAGSAVEGLLAAYERGENDEFVKATSINGAAPIADGDAVLFMNFRPDRARQITRAFVEADFDGFERKAKPALADFVMTTEYASDIHTSCAFPPEALVNSMGEYLASQHKTQLRIAETEKYAHVTFFYSGGREELYQGEERILVPSPKVATYDLQPEMSAGEVTEKLVDAITSGKYDTLICNYANGDMVGHTGVFDAAVKAAEYVDQCLGEIVEAVKSAGGDCLITADHGNLEEMFDASSGQISTQHSTLPVPLVYVGDRKLSLADDGSLADVAPTMLALMGLQQPAEMTGRSLVNPE, encoded by the coding sequence ATGACGACCCAAAAGAAACCCCTGGTACTCCTGATTCTCGATGGCTGGGGGCACAGCGATGCCACCGAGCACAACGCTATTTACCACGCCAATACACCGGTATGGGACAAGCTGTGGGCAGAAGCGCCACACACCCTGATCCAGACATCCGGCATGGCAGTTGGCCTGCCAGAGGGCCAGATGGGTAACAGCGAGGTTGGTCACATGACCCTCGGTGCCGGTCGCGTGGTGTACCAAAACTTCACCCGCATCAATAAAGCCATTGCCGATGGTGACTTCTTTACCAACCCGGCCTATGTAAAAGCGGTGGATGCCTCAGTGGCTGCCGGTAAAGCCGTGCACGTTCTTGGCCTGTTGTCACCAGGCGGTGTACACAGTCACGAAGATCACATCCTAGCCGCTTGCGAACTGGCCGCCAAACGCGGCGCCCAACAGGTTTACGTGCACGCCTTTCTCGATGGCCGCGACTGCCCACCACGCAGTGCACAGCCGTCACTGGAGAAAGCCGACGCCAAACTGGCCGAACTGGGTGTTGGCCGAATCGCCACTATCTGTGGCCGTTACTTCGCCATGGATCGCGATTCACGCTGGGACCGAGTGCAAAGCGCATACGACCTTATGACTCTTGGCAAAGCTGAATTTTCCGCCGGCAGCGCCGTGGAAGGGTTACTGGCGGCGTACGAACGCGGTGAAAACGACGAGTTTGTGAAAGCGACGTCTATAAACGGTGCCGCTCCGATTGCCGATGGCGACGCGGTTCTGTTTATGAACTTCCGCCCGGATCGCGCCCGCCAGATCACCCGCGCATTTGTAGAGGCCGATTTCGACGGCTTTGAGCGCAAAGCCAAGCCTGCGCTTGCTGACTTTGTAATGACCACTGAATACGCTTCGGACATTCACACAAGCTGCGCCTTCCCGCCAGAAGCCCTGGTCAACTCTATGGGCGAATACCTGGCCAGCCAGCACAAGACTCAGCTGCGAATCGCCGAGACTGAAAAATACGCTCACGTAACCTTCTTCTACTCAGGTGGTCGTGAAGAGCTCTATCAGGGTGAGGAGCGTATTCTGGTTCCTTCACCCAAGGTTGCCACTTACGACCTGCAACCGGAAATGAGCGCTGGCGAAGTCACCGAGAAGTTGGTGGATGCCATTACCAGCGGCAAGTACGACACCCTGATTTGCAACTACGCAAACGGCGATATGGTAGGCCACACAGGGGTATTTGATGCCGCTGTTAAAGCCGCTGAATATGTCGATCAATGCCTGGGGGAAATTGTTGAAGCGGTAAAAAGTGCTGGAGGCGACTGCCTGATCACTGCCGATCACGGCAATCTGGAAGAGATGTTCGACGCCAGCTCCGGTCAGATCAGCACTCAGCACAGCACCCTGCCCGTTCCACTGGTTTACGTTGGCGACCGCAAACTCAGCCTGGCCGATGACGGCTCACTGGCTGATGTTGCCCCCACCATGCTTGCCCTTATGGGTCTGCAGCAACCGGCAGAAATGACCGGTCGTTCGCTGGTAAATCCGGAATAA
- the ribH gene encoding 6,7-dimethyl-8-ribityllumazine synthase, with amino-acid sequence MSEYRPDEGSFEFGEARIAVVVARWNGEITEGLLNGAKRALARHGFDEHNLELFRVPGAFELPLATQRVLQTGRFDAVLSLGCVIRGDTPHFDYVCSETTRGLGEVALKENKVVAFGLLTTDDLAQAQARSADNEENKGEEAALTALEMLSLFRTL; translated from the coding sequence ATGAGTGAATACCGTCCCGACGAAGGCAGTTTTGAATTTGGTGAAGCGCGAATCGCTGTAGTGGTTGCACGCTGGAATGGCGAAATCACAGAGGGTTTGCTGAACGGTGCCAAGCGTGCACTGGCTCGTCACGGTTTTGACGAGCACAACCTGGAACTGTTCCGTGTCCCCGGTGCCTTTGAGCTTCCGTTGGCTACCCAGCGTGTATTGCAAACCGGTCGTTTCGATGCGGTGCTGTCACTGGGCTGTGTGATTCGTGGAGACACCCCGCACTTCGACTACGTGTGCAGCGAAACCACTCGCGGTCTGGGTGAAGTGGCCCTGAAAGAGAACAAGGTAGTCGCTTTTGGTCTGCTGACTACCGATGATCTGGCTCAGGCCCAGGCGCGTTCTGCTGACAATGAAGAGAACAAAGGCGAAGAAGCCGCGTTGACTGCATTGGAAATGCTGTCGCTGTTTCGCACCCTTTAA
- a CDS encoding S41 family peptidase, with the protein MSIRKPCWLSALPIALLLNASVLQANEPAPEVPDNARLPLEELRLFTQVFEQIRQTYVEPIDDKTLLEHAIAGLLTGLDPHSVYLDEQAFANLQENTNGEFSGIGIEVDMEDDQVLVIAPIDNSPAKKAGIKAGDRIIKIDEHLVKGMTQAQAIERMRGPIGSMVSLTILRSGETAPLEIKLARGTIKTNSVSSRVLEPGYGYIRISQFQLDTGTQFRNNLISLMHTEKPLKGLLLDLRNNPGGLLPAAIDVADTLLDGGIVTYTKGRLSSSNHEYAASPGDITSNIPIVVIINGGSASASEIVAGALQDHQRAVILGTQSFGKGSVQTVMPISETQAIKLTTARYFTPAGRSIQAQGIKPDILVERAQITAVEPSFGIREENLIGHLENGDPSSANTPSKLDFSADNQLFEGLNVLKGAHILSRKETKADQIGDLGHKIN; encoded by the coding sequence ATGTCCATCCGCAAGCCGTGCTGGCTGTCCGCTCTACCCATAGCACTGTTACTGAATGCCTCCGTACTGCAGGCCAATGAGCCCGCTCCAGAGGTTCCCGACAATGCCCGCCTGCCACTGGAAGAGTTGAGACTCTTTACCCAGGTATTCGAACAGATTCGTCAAACCTATGTCGAACCGATTGACGATAAAACTCTGCTGGAACACGCCATAGCAGGACTGCTTACCGGCCTCGACCCACACTCTGTATATCTGGATGAACAAGCGTTTGCGAATCTGCAGGAAAACACAAATGGGGAGTTCAGCGGCATCGGCATTGAAGTGGACATGGAAGATGACCAGGTACTGGTTATTGCCCCAATCGACAACTCGCCAGCCAAAAAGGCGGGCATTAAGGCTGGTGACCGCATCATTAAAATTGATGAGCACCTGGTAAAAGGCATGACCCAGGCTCAGGCCATAGAACGCATGAGGGGACCGATTGGCAGCATGGTATCGCTAACCATACTGCGCAGTGGGGAAACAGCCCCTTTGGAAATCAAACTGGCGCGAGGCACCATAAAAACCAATAGTGTTTCCAGTCGTGTATTGGAGCCGGGCTACGGATATATAAGAATTTCCCAGTTCCAGCTGGATACTGGCACCCAGTTCCGGAACAACCTGATTTCATTGATGCACACGGAGAAACCTCTGAAAGGTTTGCTGCTTGATCTACGCAACAATCCCGGTGGCTTGTTACCAGCCGCAATTGATGTGGCCGACACTCTATTGGATGGCGGCATAGTTACCTACACCAAAGGACGCCTCTCCAGTTCTAACCACGAATACGCAGCCAGCCCTGGAGATATCACCAGTAATATTCCAATCGTTGTAATCATTAACGGCGGCTCTGCTTCGGCATCCGAAATCGTTGCAGGCGCTCTTCAGGATCACCAAAGAGCTGTAATCCTTGGCACCCAGAGCTTCGGTAAAGGCTCGGTACAAACAGTCATGCCAATCAGTGAAACCCAGGCAATCAAATTGACCACTGCCCGTTACTTCACACCTGCCGGAAGGTCTATACAGGCGCAAGGCATCAAACCGGACATTCTGGTTGAACGCGCCCAGATAACTGCTGTTGAACCCAGTTTCGGCATTCGCGAGGAAAATTTAATAGGCCATCTGGAGAATGGAGACCCCTCTTCAGCCAATACACCATCAAAACTGGACTTCAGCGCCGATAACCAGTTGTTTGAAGGCCTGAATGTTCTAAAAGGTGCTCATATTCTCAGTCGAAAAGAGACAAAGGCCGACCAAATTGGTGATCTGGGTCACAAAATTAACTGA
- a CDS encoding DUF6316 family protein codes for MKSDLRAGEFNPPKSIRSDRFFNLNNYWFFATREGASVGPYDSKEQAVQGVADYIEFVGSADPISMDFFRARDKALAS; via the coding sequence GTGAAGTCAGACCTAAGAGCGGGTGAATTTAATCCACCCAAATCAATTCGCAGTGACAGGTTTTTCAACCTGAACAACTACTGGTTTTTTGCCACCAGAGAAGGAGCGTCGGTAGGTCCTTACGACTCAAAAGAGCAAGCAGTACAGGGTGTGGCTGACTACATCGAGTTTGTCGGCAGCGCAGACCCTATTTCAATGGATTTTTTCAGGGCTCGGGATAAAGCGTTAGCTTCCTGA
- the nusB gene encoding transcription antitermination factor NusB, producing the protein MSKPSERKKARHLLVQALYQWRMSGNALVDIDAEFRTDNDMSKVDVDFFQEIFHGVPKRIGEIESAYKPYLDRELDGLDPIARAVLEVGCYEMLFRLDVPYKVVINEAVSLAKKFGATDSYKYINGVMDKVAADKRAIEVKAARN; encoded by the coding sequence GTGAGCAAACCATCCGAACGTAAAAAAGCCCGTCATCTGCTGGTGCAGGCCCTCTACCAATGGCGTATGAGCGGTAATGCCCTGGTGGATATCGATGCGGAATTTCGTACTGATAACGATATGTCAAAAGTCGACGTAGACTTTTTCCAGGAAATTTTTCACGGTGTTCCCAAGCGTATTGGCGAGATAGAATCCGCCTATAAACCATATTTGGATCGTGAGTTGGACGGCCTCGACCCAATTGCTCGCGCTGTGCTGGAAGTGGGCTGCTACGAGATGCTGTTCCGTCTTGATGTTCCGTATAAAGTAGTAATCAATGAAGCGGTTTCTCTGGCTAAGAAGTTTGGTGCGACCGACTCCTACAAATACATAAACGGCGTAATGGACAAAGTGGCCGCCGACAAGCGTGCCATTGAAGTCAAAGCTGCTCGCAATTGA
- the ribA gene encoding GTP cyclohydrolase II — translation MTLRFVESSQLPTPYGVFTIHGFDDRENNKEHIALTMGDLSGDEPVLMRVHSECLTGDALFSQRCDCGSQLQTAMQRIAEEGRGVILYLRQEGRGIGLLNKIKAYHLQDEGHDTVEANEKLGFGADMRNYSICKPMLEHLHIQKVKLMTNNPRKVKAIAAHGVEVVERVPLQTGRNPHNQKYLETKAGKLGHLFD, via the coding sequence GTGACCCTCAGATTTGTGGAATCTTCCCAACTGCCAACCCCTTATGGTGTGTTTACCATTCACGGGTTTGATGATCGTGAAAACAACAAGGAACACATCGCCCTTACGATGGGGGATTTATCCGGTGATGAACCGGTTTTGATGCGAGTGCATTCTGAGTGTCTCACCGGGGATGCCCTGTTTTCCCAGCGCTGTGATTGCGGTTCGCAATTGCAGACTGCAATGCAGCGGATCGCGGAAGAGGGCCGTGGAGTGATTCTTTACTTGCGTCAGGAAGGTCGGGGCATTGGCCTGCTGAACAAGATCAAGGCTTATCACTTGCAGGACGAAGGCCATGACACCGTTGAGGCCAATGAAAAGCTGGGCTTTGGCGCAGATATGCGTAATTACTCGATTTGCAAGCCAATGTTAGAACATCTGCATATCCAGAAGGTTAAGTTGATGACCAACAACCCGCGCAAGGTGAAAGCCATTGCCGCTCACGGAGTTGAGGTGGTGGAACGGGTTCCTCTTCAAACCGGTCGCAATCCACACAACCAGAAGTACCTGGAAACAAAAGCGGGCAAGCTTGGTCACTTGTTCGATTAA
- the grxC gene encoding glutaredoxin 3, whose product MQKVTVYGTRFCPYCIAAKRLLEQKGVHYQDIPVDGNPQLRAEVMQRSGQRTVPQIWVGDTHVGGFDDLRRLEMSGQLNNLLEGLELA is encoded by the coding sequence ATGCAAAAAGTTACAGTGTACGGCACTCGTTTTTGCCCTTACTGCATTGCTGCCAAGCGACTGCTGGAGCAAAAAGGGGTGCATTATCAAGATATTCCGGTTGATGGAAATCCCCAGCTGCGCGCCGAGGTGATGCAGCGCAGTGGCCAGCGTACCGTCCCCCAAATCTGGGTGGGTGACACTCATGTGGGCGGATTTGATGACCTTCGCAGGCTCGAGATGAGTGGGCAATTAAATAATTTGCTAGAAGGCCTTGAATTGGCCTGA
- a CDS encoding peptidoglycan DD-metalloendopeptidase family protein — MQAKPTKVKRQLLRGLPLVGLAIFLLHAVSFSVWADSDGAEEERKLKALKARIESLQKEIQSRTADRDKESQALRNTEVAAGKLRKQIHGSEQKLSALRKELADLQKQRTELQAAKHEQEGRIGQHLNAAYRLGREEQIKLLLNAEDPARFNRLLKYHDYFVQARADKIKTFLSTIETLSEVEKSIAAKEQQQLAERDSLTEKQAQLNQQIKERQKIVASLNSAITSDQKNLSKLHSERKALEEVLRELEKAITDLAMPQNNQPFAKRQGKMSWPVKGRVTKRFGNSRTADIRWNGWLMSAREGTSVHAVHHGRVVFSDYLRGHGLLLIIDHGDGYMSLYAHNQVLLKDTGDWVQSGELISRVGDSGGLGETALYFEIRKDGKPRNPAKWLSSK, encoded by the coding sequence ATGCAGGCAAAGCCGACCAAAGTTAAACGGCAGCTCCTTAGAGGGCTGCCTCTGGTTGGCTTGGCAATTTTCTTGCTTCACGCCGTTTCATTCAGCGTTTGGGCAGACAGCGATGGTGCCGAAGAGGAGCGTAAACTCAAGGCCCTGAAAGCCCGCATCGAAAGCCTGCAAAAAGAGATTCAGTCCCGTACTGCCGATCGAGACAAAGAGAGCCAGGCACTTCGCAACACCGAGGTGGCGGCCGGCAAGCTGCGTAAGCAAATTCACGGCTCCGAACAAAAACTCAGCGCACTTCGAAAAGAGCTGGCCGACCTGCAAAAACAACGCACCGAACTGCAAGCTGCCAAGCACGAACAGGAAGGCCGGATCGGCCAGCACCTCAATGCCGCCTATCGACTCGGTCGCGAAGAGCAGATCAAGCTGTTGCTCAATGCGGAAGATCCGGCACGCTTCAATCGTTTATTGAAGTACCACGATTACTTTGTGCAAGCACGGGCCGACAAAATCAAAACCTTTTTGTCTACCATTGAAACTCTCTCCGAAGTGGAGAAGTCCATCGCGGCAAAAGAACAGCAGCAATTAGCCGAGCGCGACTCCCTAACGGAAAAGCAGGCGCAGCTTAATCAACAGATAAAAGAACGCCAGAAGATAGTCGCCAGCCTCAACAGCGCGATTACCAGCGACCAAAAAAACCTGTCCAAATTGCACAGTGAACGCAAAGCGCTGGAAGAGGTTTTGCGCGAGCTTGAAAAGGCGATTACCGACCTCGCTATGCCCCAAAACAATCAGCCTTTTGCCAAGCGCCAGGGCAAAATGAGTTGGCCGGTTAAGGGTCGGGTTACCAAGCGATTCGGCAACTCAAGGACCGCAGATATTCGCTGGAATGGCTGGTTGATGAGTGCCCGTGAAGGCACTTCAGTTCACGCCGTGCACCACGGTCGAGTGGTATTTTCTGATTACTTACGCGGCCACGGTTTGCTACTGATTATTGATCATGGCGATGGCTACATGAGCCTCTACGCTCACAATCAGGTACTTCTTAAAGATACTGGTGACTGGGTTCAGTCTGGAGAGCTGATCAGTCGAGTGGGCGATTCCGGAGGGCTTGGCGAAACGGCGCTTTATTTTGAAATTCGCAAAGATGGCAAACCCCGCAATCCGGCGAAATGGCTATCCAGTAAATAG